Proteins encoded together in one Pseudoroseomonas cervicalis window:
- a CDS encoding DUF3253 domain-containing protein yields the protein MSSLPPRPSPERLAEEILRQTAARGPGSSICPSEVARALAPEETWRSLMTPVRHAALRLQKEGRVEILRKGKPVPAEEVRGVIRLRAPHES from the coding sequence ATGTCCAGCCTGCCCCCCCGCCCCTCGCCCGAGCGCCTCGCCGAGGAGATCCTGCGCCAGACCGCGGCGCGCGGCCCCGGCAGCTCCATCTGCCCGAGCGAGGTGGCCCGCGCCCTGGCGCCGGAGGAGACTTGGCGCAGCCTGATGACGCCGGTGCGCCATGCGGCGCTGCGGCTGCAGAAGGAGGGCCGGGTGGAGATCCTGCGCAAGGGCAAGCCGGTGCCGGCCGAGGAGGTGCGCGGCGTGATCCGCCTGCGCGCCCCGCATGAATCGTGA
- a CDS encoding GntR family transcriptional regulator: MPPLSLDDAPPLLQPIGRRPSAGELAFTSLRAAILGLSLEPGAVLSRAALAAQLGLSQTPVREALLRLQAEGLVEVVPSASTRVARIDLESAGQARFLRLALELELVRGLARQAPPGLAAVLQGWLARQEGLLGDHAGFAAADDGLHAALYEAAGQAPLWALVQSRSGHLDRLRRLHLPAPGKAESILAEHRALVEAILAGDAAQAASRLRAHFAGTLGEIAQIRQARPDFFRG; this comes from the coding sequence ATGCCGCCGCTTTCCCTCGACGACGCCCCGCCCCTGCTGCAGCCGATCGGCCGCCGCCCCAGCGCGGGCGAGCTGGCCTTCACCAGCCTGCGCGCCGCCATCCTGGGGCTGAGCCTGGAGCCCGGCGCGGTGCTGTCCCGCGCCGCGCTGGCGGCGCAGCTCGGCCTCAGCCAGACCCCGGTGCGGGAGGCGCTGCTGCGGCTGCAGGCGGAAGGGCTGGTCGAGGTGGTGCCGAGCGCCTCGACCCGCGTCGCGCGCATCGATCTGGAGAGCGCCGGCCAGGCGCGCTTCCTGCGCCTGGCGCTGGAGCTGGAGCTGGTGCGCGGGCTGGCGCGGCAGGCGCCGCCCGGGCTGGCGGCGGTGCTGCAGGGCTGGCTGGCGCGGCAGGAGGGGCTGCTCGGCGACCATGCCGGCTTCGCCGCCGCCGATGACGGGCTGCATGCGGCGCTGTACGAGGCGGCCGGCCAGGCGCCGCTCTGGGCGCTGGTGCAGAGCCGCAGCGGGCATCTGGACCGGCTGCGCCGGCTGCATCTGCCGGCGCCGGGCAAGGCGGAATCGATCCTGGCCGAGCACCGCGCCCTGGTGGAGGCCATCCTGGCCGGGGATGCGGCGCAGGCGGCCTCCCGGCTGCGCGCGCATTTCGCCGGCACGCTGGGCGAGATCGCGCAGATCCGCCAGGCGCGGCCCGATTTCTTCCGCGGCTGA
- a CDS encoding D-glycerate dehydrogenase: MPSPLPRILVARRLTPAATERARRDFDAKLAEQDMTAEEAIAAAAAHGAEALLIGPKVKLDEAAIARLPAHVKLIANSSVGYDHMDAAAARARGILVTNTPDVLTDCTADLAFLLLLAACRRAHEYEALMRQGWRKGLGLPDMLGVRPSGKTLGIVGMGRIGRAMAQRARGFGMRILYHNRNRLAPELEQGAEYFASMAEMLPHCQILSLHLPGGAQSGVLMDRAAFAALPRGAVFVNTARGSLVDEEALLEALTSGHLFAAGLDVFRKEPDYDTRFAALPNVFLTPHVASATLETRDAMAMRALDNIAAVTAGRPPMDPV; encoded by the coding sequence ATGCCGAGCCCCCTGCCCCGTATCCTGGTGGCGCGCCGCCTGACCCCTGCCGCCACGGAGCGTGCCCGCCGCGACTTCGACGCGAAGCTGGCCGAGCAGGACATGACCGCGGAGGAAGCGATCGCCGCCGCCGCCGCGCATGGGGCCGAGGCGCTGCTGATCGGCCCCAAGGTGAAGCTGGACGAGGCCGCCATCGCCCGCCTGCCGGCGCATGTGAAGCTGATCGCCAACAGCAGCGTCGGCTATGACCATATGGACGCCGCCGCCGCCCGCGCCCGCGGCATCCTGGTGACCAACACCCCGGATGTGCTGACCGACTGCACCGCCGATCTCGCCTTCCTGCTGCTGCTGGCCGCCTGCCGCCGCGCCCATGAGTATGAGGCGCTGATGCGCCAGGGCTGGCGCAAGGGGCTCGGCCTGCCGGACATGCTGGGGGTGCGGCCCTCGGGCAAGACGCTCGGCATCGTCGGTATGGGGCGCATCGGCCGCGCCATGGCGCAGCGCGCCCGCGGCTTCGGCATGCGCATCCTCTACCACAACCGCAACCGCCTGGCGCCGGAGCTGGAGCAGGGCGCGGAATACTTCGCCTCGATGGCCGAGATGCTGCCGCATTGCCAGATCCTGTCGCTGCATCTGCCGGGCGGCGCGCAGAGCGGCGTGCTGATGGACCGCGCCGCCTTCGCCGCCCTGCCCAGGGGCGCCGTCTTCGTCAACACCGCGCGCGGCTCGCTGGTCGATGAGGAGGCGCTGCTGGAGGCGCTGACCAGCGGGCATCTCTTCGCCGCCGGGCTCGACGTGTTCCGCAAGGAGCCAGACTACGACACGCGCTTCGCGGCGCTGCCGAACGTGTTCCTGACGCCGCATGTGGCCAGCGCCACGCTGGAGACGCGCGACGCGATGGCGATGCGCGCCCTCGACAACATCGCGGCCGTCACGGCCGGCCGCCCCCCCATGGACCCCGTCTGA
- a CDS encoding MFS transporter, with amino-acid sequence MPQDTDGLPPPQRRWAVLALAVSIAMAVMDSSIANVALPAIAADLRVSSSEAIMVVNAYQIAIVVSLLPLASLGELVGHERVYRTGLAIFTIASFFCALSDSLTGLVAARVVQGFGAAGLMSVNTALVRYIYPQRLLGQGVGINALVVAFSSVLGPSVAAAILGVAHWPWIFAVNLPLGCLALLLALRFLPQTPRAGRRFDAASALLSAATFGLVMTALEQFSHGAPAWAWGGLLAGGILAGIALVRRQSGRPAPLLPVDLLRIPVFSLSVATSIASFAAQMLAFVALPFYLQHNLGRSQVETGLLMTPWPLVLIVVSPLAGRASDRIPAGLLGGVGLVLMAIGLASLAALPDAPSAFDLGWRIALCGLGFGLFQSPNNRTLLSSAPRERSGGASGMLSTARLLGQTSGAALGALTLRLAGEDGPILALTVASCIAGAAALISFSRLSAPRRA; translated from the coding sequence ATGCCTCAGGATACCGATGGCCTGCCGCCGCCACAGCGGCGCTGGGCGGTTCTCGCGCTCGCCGTCTCCATCGCCATGGCGGTGATGGATTCCTCCATCGCCAATGTCGCCCTGCCGGCCATCGCGGCCGATCTGCGGGTCTCCTCCTCCGAGGCGATCATGGTGGTGAACGCCTACCAGATCGCCATCGTCGTCTCGCTGCTGCCGCTGGCCTCGCTGGGCGAGCTGGTGGGGCATGAGCGGGTCTACCGCACCGGCCTGGCCATCTTCACCATCGCCTCCTTCTTCTGCGCGCTGTCGGATTCGCTGACCGGCCTGGTCGCGGCGCGGGTGGTGCAGGGCTTCGGCGCGGCCGGGCTGATGAGCGTCAACACCGCGCTCGTCCGCTACATCTATCCGCAGCGCCTGCTCGGCCAGGGGGTGGGCATCAACGCGCTGGTGGTGGCCTTTTCCTCGGTGCTGGGGCCGAGCGTCGCCGCCGCCATCCTGGGCGTCGCGCACTGGCCCTGGATCTTCGCCGTCAACCTGCCCCTGGGCTGCCTGGCCCTGCTGCTGGCGCTGCGCTTCCTGCCGCAGACGCCGCGCGCCGGGCGCCGCTTCGACGCCGCCTCCGCCCTGCTCAGCGCCGCCACCTTCGGCCTGGTGATGACGGCGCTGGAGCAGTTCTCGCATGGCGCGCCCGCCTGGGCCTGGGGCGGGCTGCTGGCGGGCGGCATCCTGGCCGGCATCGCGCTGGTGCGGCGGCAGAGCGGCCGCCCGGCGCCGCTGCTGCCGGTGGACCTGCTGCGCATCCCGGTCTTCAGCCTGTCGGTCGCCACCTCCATCGCCTCCTTCGCGGCGCAGATGCTGGCCTTCGTGGCGCTGCCCTTCTACCTGCAGCACAATCTCGGCCGCAGCCAGGTGGAGACCGGGCTGCTGATGACACCCTGGCCGCTGGTGCTGATCGTCGTCTCGCCGCTGGCCGGCCGCGCCTCGGACCGCATCCCCGCCGGCCTGCTGGGCGGCGTCGGGCTGGTGCTGATGGCGATCGGCCTCGCCTCGCTGGCCGCGCTGCCCGACGCGCCGAGCGCCTTCGACCTCGGCTGGCGCATCGCGCTCTGCGGCCTCGGCTTCGGCCTGTTCCAGAGCCCGAACAACCGCACCCTGCTCTCCTCCGCCCCGCGCGAGCGCAGCGGCGGCGCCAGCGGCATGCTCTCCACCGCAAGGCTGCTCGGCCAGACCAGCGGTGCGGCGCTCGGCGCGCTCACCCTGCGCCTGGCCGGGGAGGACGGGCCGATCCTGGCGCTGACGGTTGCCTCTTGCATTGCCGGCGCCGCCGCCCTCATCAGCTTCTCCCGCCTGTCCGCGCCGCGCCGCGCCTAG
- a CDS encoding ABC transporter ATP-binding protein/permease, whose translation MRSLTPFLRDAWALARPYWNSEERWRARALLAIVILLNLALVGMGVLLTYWQRAFYNALEAKDFNAFTQLILWGHGDEDGFMPGFTLVAAIYILVGVYALYLQQALQIRWRRWLTERFLTGWLQGRAYYRISLTDQGTDNPDQRIADDMRLFVDDSLALGLGLMNAVVTLLSFVFVLWGLSGPMEVLGVSIPGYMVWVALVYSVVGTFLAHRIGRKLIGLNFLQQRVEADFRYALVRFRENMEGVALHGGEAQEQRGLLARFGAVIQNWWGIMRATKQLTFFTSGYAQLAVIFPIVVAAPAYFAGRMPLGGLIQTSSAFGEVQGAMSWIVTNYARLTEWRATVERLTGFQRALSAAHSAAGEGLARHPSRDGALRAEALRLALPDGRVLAEDAALGLQPGEAVLVTGASGSGKSTLFRALSGIWPFARGQLAMPPGDTLFLPQRPYLPLGTLRDAIAYPHAAAEFSEAQILAALDQAGLGALAPRLDESEAWDRRLSGGEQQRLALARALLLKPRWLFLDEATASLDPEAEENLYATLRRQLPETGILSIAHRPAVAQHHDRVLRFAEGRLQEQERTGGAVP comes from the coding sequence ATGCGCAGCCTCACCCCCTTCCTGCGGGATGCCTGGGCCCTGGCCCGCCCCTACTGGAACAGCGAGGAGCGCTGGCGGGCGCGCGCGCTGCTCGCCATCGTCATCCTGCTGAACCTGGCCCTGGTCGGCATGGGCGTGCTGCTCACCTACTGGCAGCGGGCCTTCTACAACGCGCTGGAAGCGAAGGATTTCAACGCCTTCACCCAGCTGATCCTGTGGGGCCATGGCGATGAGGACGGTTTCATGCCGGGCTTCACCCTGGTCGCCGCGATCTACATCCTGGTCGGCGTCTACGCCCTCTACCTGCAGCAGGCGCTGCAAATCCGCTGGCGCCGCTGGCTGACCGAGCGGTTCCTCACCGGCTGGCTGCAGGGCCGCGCCTATTACCGCATCAGCCTGACCGACCAGGGCACCGACAACCCCGACCAGCGCATCGCCGATGATATGCGCCTCTTCGTCGACGACAGCCTCGCCCTCGGCCTCGGGCTGATGAACGCGGTGGTGACGCTGCTCTCCTTCGTCTTCGTGCTCTGGGGCCTGTCCGGGCCGATGGAGGTGCTGGGCGTCTCGATCCCCGGCTACATGGTCTGGGTGGCGCTGGTCTATTCGGTGGTCGGCACCTTCCTGGCACACCGCATCGGCCGCAAGCTGATCGGGCTGAACTTCCTGCAGCAGCGCGTCGAGGCCGATTTCCGCTACGCCCTGGTGCGCTTCCGCGAGAACATGGAAGGCGTCGCCCTGCATGGCGGCGAGGCGCAGGAGCAGCGCGGCCTGCTCGCCCGCTTCGGCGCGGTGATCCAGAACTGGTGGGGCATCATGCGCGCCACCAAGCAGCTGACCTTCTTCACCTCGGGCTATGCGCAGCTGGCCGTCATCTTCCCGATCGTCGTCGCCGCCCCCGCCTATTTCGCCGGGCGCATGCCGCTGGGCGGGCTGATCCAGACCTCCTCCGCCTTCGGCGAGGTGCAGGGCGCCATGTCCTGGATCGTCACCAACTACGCCCGCCTGACCGAATGGCGCGCCACCGTGGAGCGCCTGACCGGCTTCCAGCGCGCCCTCTCCGCCGCCCATTCCGCCGCCGGCGAGGGCCTGGCCCGCCACCCCTCCCGCGACGGCGCGCTGCGCGCCGAGGCGCTGCGCCTGGCCCTGCCGGATGGCCGGGTCCTGGCCGAGGATGCGGCGCTCGGCCTGCAGCCGGGCGAGGCGGTGCTGGTCACCGGCGCCTCCGGCAGCGGCAAATCGACCCTGTTCCGGGCGCTGTCGGGCATCTGGCCCTTCGCCCGCGGCCAGCTCGCCATGCCGCCGGGCGACACGCTGTTCCTGCCGCAGCGGCCCTATCTGCCGCTCGGCACGCTGCGCGACGCCATCGCCTATCCGCATGCGGCGGCCGAATTCTCCGAAGCCCAGATCCTGGCGGCCCTCGACCAGGCCGGGCTCGGCGCCCTGGCGCCGCGGCTGGATGAGAGCGAGGCCTGGGACCGCCGCCTCTCCGGCGGCGAGCAGCAGCGCCTGGCCCTGGCCCGCGCTTTGCTGCTGAAGCCGCGCTGGCTGTTCCTCGACGAGGCCACCGCCTCGCTCGACCCGGAGGCGGAGGAGAACCTCTACGCCACGCTGCGGCGGCAGCTGCCGGAGACGGGCATCCTCTCCATCGCGCACCGGCCGGCCGTCGCACAGCATCATGACCGGGTGCTGCGTTTCGCCGAAGGCCGGCTGCAGGAACAGGAAAGAACAGGGGGCGCTGTCCCCTGA
- a CDS encoding VOC family protein translates to MTALLKPAIDHVVIHVGPELDQAAAQYARLGFQLTERGHHSMGSSNNLAIFGTDYLELLGYEPARATNPGALWQMPNGLGGLVFKPTGDADFRDRVAAAGLPVSESREFTRPVALPDGSTRDAHFRVTHLGAEVAFNGRVFFCHHFTPELVWRQEWQRHANGVTGIAEFGVVSNDPARAIAPYATLFGADAVQELPGGRAILAAGGARLLVLRPEAAALHWGDALPPLPGDGTDRMVALTLRAELSAAAAALRQGGITPLEQPGRLTVRAADACGLALSFAG, encoded by the coding sequence ATGACCGCGCTGCTGAAGCCCGCCATCGACCATGTGGTGATCCATGTCGGCCCCGAGCTGGACCAGGCCGCGGCGCAATATGCGCGGCTCGGCTTCCAGCTGACCGAGCGCGGCCACCACTCCATGGGCTCCAGCAACAACCTGGCGATCTTCGGCACCGACTATCTGGAGCTGCTGGGCTATGAGCCCGCCCGCGCCACCAATCCGGGCGCGCTGTGGCAGATGCCGAACGGCCTGGGCGGGCTGGTGTTCAAGCCGACCGGCGATGCCGATTTCCGCGACCGCGTGGCGGCGGCCGGCCTGCCGGTCTCGGAAAGCCGCGAATTCACCCGCCCCGTCGCCCTGCCCGATGGCAGCACCCGCGACGCGCATTTCCGCGTGACGCATCTGGGCGCGGAGGTGGCCTTCAACGGCCGCGTCTTCTTCTGCCACCATTTCACGCCGGAGCTGGTCTGGCGCCAGGAATGGCAGCGCCACGCCAATGGCGTCACCGGCATCGCCGAGTTCGGCGTGGTCAGCAACGACCCCGCCCGCGCCATCGCCCCCTACGCCACGCTGTTCGGCGCCGATGCGGTGCAGGAGCTGCCGGGCGGCCGCGCCATCCTGGCCGCCGGCGGCGCCCGCCTGCTGGTGCTGCGGCCCGAGGCGGCGGCGCTACATTGGGGCGACGCCCTGCCGCCCCTGCCCGGGGATGGCACCGACCGCATGGTGGCGCTGACGCTGCGCGCCGAGCTCTCCGCCGCCGCCGCCGCGCTGCGCCAGGGTGGCATCACCCCGCTGGAGCAGCCGGGCCGGCTGACCGTGCGCGCCGCCGATGCCTGCGGCCTGGCGCTGAGCTTCGCCGGCTGA
- the araD gene encoding L-arabinonate dehydratase, which yields MSESPLPHIKKPEELRSRRWFGPADLRSFGHRSRAMQMGYAPEEWTGKPIIAILNTWSDLNPCHAHFKQRVDDVKRGVLQAGGFPVELPAISLDESYLKPTSMLYRNLLAIEAEELIRSHPVDGVVLMGGCDKTTPGLMLGATSANVPAIYLPAGPMLRGNWAGKVLGSGSDSWKYWDELRAGKITDKDWLGVEQGIARSYGTCMTMGTASTMTAIAEAAGMCLPGASSIPAADANHIRMASACGRRIVEMVWEDLTPQKIQTREAFENAIAVAMAMGCSTNAIIHLIAMARRAGQEIGLEDFERYSRKVPVIGNVRPSGSTYLMEDFFYAGGICALMNNIREHLHLDCLTVTGRTMGENIEGAKVYNDDVIRPLSNPIYGEGSLAVLKGNLAPSGCVIKPAAMDQKFLKHSGPAVVFDDYPSMKKAVEDENYPFTADSVLVLRNAGPQGGPGMPEWGMLPMPKKLLKEGHRDMLRLSDARMSGTSYGACVLHVAPESFIGGPLALLQTGDIVEVDVHARSINMLVSEEELARRRAAWVQPAARYERGYGYMFTKHIRQADEGCDFDFLRTDFGAPVPEPVIY from the coding sequence ATGAGCGAATCTCCCCTGCCCCACATCAAGAAACCGGAAGAGCTGCGCAGCCGCCGCTGGTTCGGCCCGGCCGATCTGCGCAGCTTCGGCCACCGCTCCCGCGCCATGCAGATGGGCTACGCGCCGGAGGAATGGACCGGCAAGCCGATCATCGCCATCCTCAACACCTGGTCCGACCTCAACCCCTGCCACGCGCATTTCAAGCAGCGCGTGGACGATGTGAAGCGCGGCGTGCTGCAGGCCGGCGGCTTCCCGGTGGAACTGCCGGCGATCTCGCTGGATGAGAGCTACCTGAAGCCCACCAGCATGCTCTACCGCAATTTGCTGGCGATCGAGGCGGAGGAGCTGATCCGCAGCCATCCGGTCGACGGCGTGGTGCTGATGGGCGGCTGCGACAAGACGACGCCCGGCCTGATGCTGGGCGCGACCAGCGCCAATGTGCCCGCCATCTACCTGCCGGCCGGCCCGATGCTGCGCGGCAACTGGGCGGGCAAGGTGCTCGGCTCCGGCTCGGATTCCTGGAAATACTGGGACGAGCTGCGCGCCGGCAAGATCACCGACAAGGACTGGCTCGGCGTCGAGCAGGGCATCGCCCGCAGCTATGGCACCTGCATGACCATGGGCACCGCCAGCACCATGACGGCGATCGCGGAAGCCGCCGGCATGTGCCTGCCCGGCGCCTCCTCGATCCCCGCCGCCGATGCCAACCATATCCGCATGGCCTCCGCCTGCGGCCGCCGCATCGTCGAGATGGTGTGGGAGGATCTGACGCCGCAGAAGATCCAGACGCGCGAGGCCTTCGAGAACGCCATCGCGGTCGCCATGGCGATGGGCTGCTCGACCAACGCCATCATCCACCTGATCGCCATGGCGCGCCGCGCCGGGCAGGAGATCGGGCTCGAGGATTTCGAGCGCTACAGCCGCAAGGTTCCCGTCATCGGCAATGTGCGCCCCTCGGGCAGCACCTATCTGATGGAGGATTTCTTCTATGCCGGCGGCATCTGCGCGCTGATGAACAACATCCGCGAGCATCTGCACCTGGACTGCCTGACGGTGACCGGCCGGACCATGGGCGAGAACATCGAGGGCGCCAAGGTCTACAATGACGACGTGATCCGCCCGCTCTCCAACCCGATCTATGGCGAGGGGTCGCTGGCGGTGCTGAAGGGCAATCTCGCCCCCTCGGGCTGCGTCATCAAGCCCGCCGCGATGGACCAGAAATTCCTCAAGCATTCCGGCCCGGCCGTGGTGTTCGACGACTACCCCTCGATGAAGAAAGCCGTGGAGGACGAGAATTATCCCTTCACCGCCGATTCCGTGCTGGTGCTGCGCAATGCGGGACCGCAGGGCGGTCCGGGCATGCCGGAATGGGGCATGCTGCCGATGCCCAAGAAGCTGCTGAAGGAAGGCCATCGCGACATGCTGCGCCTGTCGGATGCGCGCATGTCCGGCACCTCCTACGGCGCCTGCGTGCTGCATGTGGCGCCCGAGAGCTTCATCGGCGGGCCGCTCGCCTTGCTGCAGACCGGCGACATCGTCGAGGTCGATGTGCATGCGCGCAGCATCAACATGCTGGTCTCCGAGGAGGAGCTGGCGCGCCGCCGTGCCGCCTGGGTGCAGCCCGCGGCGCGGTATGAGCGCGGCTATGGCTACATGTTCACCAAGCATATCCGCCAGGCCGACGAGGGCTGCGACTTCGACTTCCTGCGCACCGATTTCGGCGCGCCGGTCCCCGAACCCGTGATCTACTGA